A window from Leptothermofonsia sichuanensis E412 encodes these proteins:
- a CDS encoding histidine phosphatase family protein — MHRVLKLLFIRHAQSTGNQEKRMQGHGNFGLSETGREQSGKLARSLLAEGWFPSHIYSSPLVRATQTTQILLDHFLAAPLPAAVSDLIDAATPPVDMPDGEPGTIPVHYADELKEFQNGIFQGLTWAEAMQQYPDLCHALEASPDWIPIPGAETLEDARRRANQFIQHLLSHHANGDRIWIITHSWILQHLVAELLGCDRSWRLRAQNTALFEFWIDQSRWQRRDHNRFNTDLWQVRRFNDCHHLQA, encoded by the coding sequence ATGCATCGGGTTCTAAAACTATTGTTCATCCGCCATGCCCAATCCACTGGGAACCAGGAAAAACGAATGCAGGGGCATGGGAATTTTGGGCTGTCCGAGACTGGCAGAGAGCAGAGTGGGAAACTTGCCCGTAGCCTGCTGGCAGAGGGTTGGTTCCCCTCCCACATTTATAGTAGCCCTTTGGTCCGAGCGACCCAGACAACCCAAATTTTGCTCGACCATTTCCTTGCCGCTCCTCTGCCTGCTGCTGTCAGCGATCTGATTGACGCCGCCACCCCGCCAGTTGACATGCCCGATGGGGAACCCGGTACCATCCCGGTGCACTATGCGGATGAACTCAAAGAATTCCAGAATGGAATTTTCCAGGGCTTGACCTGGGCAGAAGCCATGCAGCAGTATCCTGATTTGTGCCATGCCTTAGAAGCTTCTCCTGACTGGATTCCAATTCCTGGAGCAGAGACACTGGAAGATGCCCGTCGTCGAGCCAATCAGTTTATTCAACACCTGCTCAGCCATCACGCCAACGGCGATCGCATCTGGATCATCACCCATAGCTGGATTTTGCAGCATCTGGTGGCTGAATTATTGGGCTGCGATCGCTCCTGGCGCTTACGGGCACAAAACACTGCATTGTTTGAATTCTGGATTGACCAATCTCGCTGGCAGCGCCGTGATCACAACCGATTCAACACCGATCTCTGGCAGGTACGCCGGTTTAATGACTGTCACCATCTGCAAGCTTGA
- a CDS encoding peptidoglycan D,D-transpeptidase FtsI family protein — MGSPPRTLRSHRPRRLSSMMGRRASRSPVVSQAEPSSFRLFLVWGVLLASAGGLTLNLFRLQVVQAPELQKRAQEQQMVYLRPFVPRRQVIDRTGTVLALDRPVYTLFAHPKLFKQSKQEIADQLAPILNVPAAALVRKFDEDESGIRIRNSLSENIQDRITRLRLDGLELIQSQQRFYPQQDLTADVVGYVNDDQKGQAGIELSQQTVLERTAKEVILRRAGDGSFLPDHVPSGFLNLDALQLQLTVDTRLHRVALDALRQQVKKFSAKRGAVVVMDVRDGSLLSLVTAPSYDPNWYYKYPVERFKNWAITDLYEPGSTFKPINVAIALEDGSVKPNSYFLDEGQITVGGWPIQNYDFSTSGGRGTVSVTDIIKYSSNVGMVHIVQQIKPVAFYRWLKRLGIGETTGIDLPSESPGQFKDQDTFVNSAVERATTSFGQGFSLTPIQLAQLHSTLANGGKLVTPHVVRGLFDVSGQPYWKPKFPAPRTIFSRKTTQAVLSMMETVVTEGTGKSAEVPGYRIGGKTGTAQKANPYGGYLENAKITSFVGIFPIEAPRYVVVAVVDEPQGSDAFGSTVAAPIVKSVIEALVTLEEIPPSKKVTPTPSPSPEAEAAAEEP, encoded by the coding sequence ATGGGCAGTCCTCCCCGTACCCTCCGTTCCCATCGTCCTCGCCGCCTGTCTTCCATGATGGGAAGGCGTGCCTCGCGATCGCCGGTCGTTTCCCAGGCAGAACCGTCTTCTTTCCGGCTCTTTCTGGTCTGGGGTGTTTTGCTGGCCAGTGCCGGTGGGTTAACCCTGAATTTATTCCGGTTGCAAGTGGTGCAGGCTCCTGAACTGCAAAAACGCGCCCAGGAGCAACAGATGGTCTACCTGCGACCGTTCGTGCCCCGCCGTCAGGTGATTGATCGCACAGGGACCGTTTTGGCGCTGGATCGCCCGGTGTATACACTGTTTGCCCACCCAAAACTGTTCAAACAATCGAAGCAAGAAATTGCCGACCAGCTTGCGCCGATCCTCAATGTCCCGGCAGCCGCCCTGGTCAGGAAATTTGATGAAGACGAAAGTGGCATTCGCATCCGCAATTCTTTATCTGAAAATATTCAGGACCGCATTACTCGCCTCCGGTTGGATGGGCTGGAGTTAATTCAGTCTCAACAACGGTTCTATCCCCAGCAAGATTTAACCGCGGATGTGGTTGGCTATGTCAACGATGACCAGAAAGGGCAGGCGGGAATTGAACTGAGTCAACAAACTGTGCTGGAACGCACGGCAAAAGAAGTCATCCTGCGGCGAGCGGGCGATGGTTCATTTCTACCTGACCATGTGCCCTCTGGGTTTCTCAACCTGGACGCCTTGCAACTTCAGCTAACGGTCGATACTCGCCTGCACCGGGTGGCACTTGATGCCCTGCGTCAACAGGTAAAGAAGTTTAGTGCCAAACGTGGGGCGGTTGTGGTGATGGATGTGCGGGATGGCTCGTTGCTGTCACTGGTGACAGCTCCTTCCTACGACCCCAACTGGTACTATAAATATCCGGTTGAGCGGTTTAAGAACTGGGCGATCACCGATCTGTACGAGCCGGGATCTACCTTTAAGCCAATCAATGTGGCGATCGCTCTAGAAGACGGTTCAGTAAAACCCAACAGCTACTTTCTGGATGAAGGGCAAATCACAGTTGGTGGCTGGCCCATTCAAAACTACGATTTCTCCACCTCTGGCGGAAGGGGAACGGTGTCCGTGACAGACATCATCAAGTATTCCAGTAATGTGGGTATGGTTCATATCGTCCAGCAGATCAAGCCAGTTGCCTTCTACCGCTGGCTCAAACGCCTGGGCATTGGTGAAACAACTGGCATCGATCTTCCTTCAGAGTCGCCCGGTCAGTTCAAAGACCAGGATACTTTCGTCAATTCTGCCGTAGAACGGGCAACCACTTCCTTTGGGCAGGGATTTTCCCTGACTCCCATCCAGCTTGCTCAGCTCCACTCCACCCTGGCAAACGGAGGCAAACTGGTCACTCCCCATGTTGTCCGGGGTTTGTTTGATGTCAGCGGTCAACCTTACTGGAAACCCAAATTCCCCGCTCCCCGCACTATTTTTTCCAGAAAAACGACTCAGGCGGTTTTATCGATGATGGAAACCGTTGTCACTGAAGGGACTGGCAAAAGTGCGGAAGTACCGGGATACCGCATTGGTGGTAAAACAGGGACTGCCCAGAAAGCGAACCCTTACGGGGGGTACCTTGAAAACGCCAAAATTACCAGTTTTGTAGGTATCTTTCCCATCGAAGCCCCCCGCTATGTGGTGGTTGCCGTGGTTGATGAACCTCAGGGATCCGATGCCTTTGGGTCTACCGTTGCAGCTCCGATTGTTAAATCGGTGATTGAAGCCCTGGTGACGCTGGAAGAAATTCCTCCCAGCAAAAAGGTTACCCCTACCCCTTCACCCAGTCCCGAAGCGGAGGCAGCCGCAGAGGAGCCTTAG
- a CDS encoding VOC family protein encodes MHHVSIRTANIHRAIAFYEQLGFEVRERFTTGYTLACWMEGLAGRIELIQIPQPKAAPDAFGDEHYVGYYHLSFDLTPITDDLPAWLETLKHRFVQVSQEQPDQVKPLKVLLEPEQQMIGDRVYEVAFIADADGLPLEFIREVKRVR; translated from the coding sequence ATGCATCATGTTTCAATTCGGACCGCAAATATCCACCGGGCGATCGCATTTTATGAGCAGCTTGGCTTTGAAGTGCGAGAGCGCTTCACCACTGGCTATACGTTAGCCTGCTGGATGGAAGGTCTGGCAGGGCGGATTGAGTTAATCCAGATCCCTCAACCCAAAGCAGCTCCCGATGCCTTTGGGGATGAGCATTACGTCGGCTACTACCATCTTTCCTTTGACCTGACCCCAATCACAGATGATTTACCAGCCTGGCTGGAAACACTCAAACACCGCTTCGTTCAAGTCAGCCAGGAGCAGCCCGACCAGGTAAAGCCTCTCAAGGTATTGTTAGAACCGGAACAACAGATGATTGGCGATCGGGTTTATGAAGTCGCTTTTATTGCGGATGCGGATGGGTTGCCCCTGGAGTTTATTCGAGAAGTTAAGCGCGTGAGATGA